The Hymenobacter sp. GOD-10R genome includes a window with the following:
- a CDS encoding DUF58 domain-containing protein codes for MFLTPRFFLALAVVVIGLVVAFFLPVLLAPFQIALTLLAVLTLLDVLLLYTPGQNGAGHVFGRRVLGDKLANGSENDIAIYLENHYRFPVSTQTIDEIPVQFQRRDVLFRAALPAGDTAIIRYQLRPTKRGEYQFGAVNVFVASPIGLVRRRFRYDQDQVVPVYPSFLQMRQYELLAISNRLTEVGVKRIRRVGHSMEFEQIRPYVAGDDPRTINWKASARRASASSDTLVVNHFQDERAQQVYCLIDKGRVMRMPFAGLSLLDYAINATLVVSNIALIKHDKAGLVTFSNQLSAIVPADRRSGHMLKLLEVLYRQRTKYLETDFELLYTNIKAKIRQRSLLILFTNFETLSGLQRQLPYLRRLAKDHLLLVVFFENTELDAYLNSPADTTEDVYNQTIAEKFSQEKRQIVRELKRYGIHALLTAPENLTINTINKYLEFKSRGLI; via the coding sequence ATGTTTCTCACCCCACGCTTCTTTCTAGCTTTAGCGGTTGTAGTAATTGGGCTGGTAGTGGCTTTTTTCTTGCCGGTGCTGCTTGCGCCCTTCCAAATAGCGTTAACGCTGCTAGCAGTACTTACGCTGCTAGATGTGCTGCTACTCTACACGCCAGGCCAAAACGGAGCAGGGCACGTCTTTGGGCGCCGCGTGTTAGGCGATAAGCTCGCTAATGGGAGCGAAAACGACATTGCTATTTACCTGGAGAACCACTACCGTTTTCCCGTCAGCACGCAAACTATCGACGAGATACCCGTGCAGTTCCAGCGCCGCGACGTGTTGTTTCGGGCTGCTTTGCCAGCAGGCGACACGGCCATTATCCGCTACCAGCTACGGCCCACGAAGCGCGGCGAGTACCAATTCGGTGCCGTCAATGTATTTGTAGCCTCTCCCATCGGGTTGGTGCGCCGTCGTTTTCGCTACGACCAAGATCAGGTGGTGCCCGTGTATCCGTCGTTTTTGCAGATGCGCCAATACGAGTTGCTGGCCATCAGCAACCGCCTGACGGAAGTGGGGGTGAAACGAATCCGCCGCGTGGGTCACAGCATGGAGTTTGAGCAAATTCGGCCTTACGTAGCCGGCGACGACCCGCGCACCATCAACTGGAAAGCTTCTGCCCGCCGCGCCAGTGCCAGCTCTGATACCTTAGTTGTCAACCACTTTCAGGATGAGCGTGCCCAGCAGGTATATTGCCTCATCGACAAGGGTCGGGTGATGCGCATGCCCTTTGCTGGCCTCAGTCTGCTAGATTATGCCATTAACGCTACGCTAGTCGTCAGCAACATCGCACTCATCAAGCACGATAAAGCAGGTCTTGTTACATTTTCAAACCAGCTCAGCGCCATCGTGCCCGCCGACCGTCGCAGTGGGCACATGCTCAAGCTGCTGGAAGTGCTTTATCGGCAGCGTACCAAATATCTGGAAACCGATTTTGAGCTGCTTTACACAAATATCAAAGCTAAAATCCGCCAGCGCAGCTTGCTGATCCTATTTACCAATTTCGAAACACTGAGTGGCTTGCAACGGCAACTGCCCTACCTACGGCGGTTGGCCAAGGACCACTTACTGCTGGTTGTGTTTTTTGAGAATACAGAGCTAGATGCTTATCTGAACTCTCCCGCCGACACGACCGAGGACGTTTACAACCAAACTATTGCCGAGAAATTCTCTCAGGAAAAACGGCAGATTGTGCGGGAGCTAAAGCGCTACGGCATCCATGCTCTACTCACCGCACCAGAAAACCTCACGATCAACACGATCAACAAATACCTAGAGTTCAAGTCGCGGGGATTGATTTAG
- a CDS encoding AAA family ATPase, with the protein MPLGESLPSVPAGFAPRADLGKLQASADAIRRELGKVIVGQQTLLDLLLTAILADGHVLLEGVPGVAKTLTAKLLARTLAIPFSRVQFTPDLMPSDVLGTSVFRPNKAEFEFRPGPIFASVVLIDEINRAPAKTQSALFEVMEERHITQDGTTYPMQEPFLVLATQNPIEQEGTYRLPEAQLDRFLFKINVGYPTTAEEVAILQGHHAGFGGTPLEAVNAVLSAADIQELRQQVRQQHVEPKLLEYIAQLVGSTRAHKALYLGASPRASLALLNGAKALSALRGRDFVTPEDVQFLAPAVLRHRILLTPEREMEGVSPDDVVKQIIQQLEVPR; encoded by the coding sequence ATGCCCCTGGGTGAATCATTGCCCAGCGTACCCGCGGGGTTTGCGCCGCGAGCCGATCTTGGCAAGCTACAAGCTAGCGCCGACGCCATCCGTCGGGAGCTAGGGAAGGTTATTGTGGGCCAACAGACGCTGCTGGATTTGTTGCTCACAGCTATTTTGGCTGATGGTCACGTGTTGTTGGAAGGTGTACCCGGCGTAGCAAAAACCCTGACGGCTAAACTCCTGGCACGCACCCTAGCTATTCCGTTTAGTCGTGTGCAGTTCACTCCCGACCTAATGCCGTCGGATGTGCTTGGCACCTCAGTTTTTCGGCCCAACAAAGCAGAATTTGAATTCCGGCCCGGTCCCATTTTCGCGAGCGTCGTCCTGATCGACGAAATCAACCGGGCCCCGGCCAAGACTCAGTCCGCCTTGTTTGAGGTAATGGAAGAGCGCCACATCACGCAGGATGGCACTACGTACCCCATGCAGGAGCCCTTCCTGGTACTGGCAACGCAAAACCCCATTGAGCAAGAAGGAACGTACCGCCTGCCGGAGGCCCAGCTCGACCGCTTCTTGTTCAAGATCAACGTCGGCTACCCAACGACAGCCGAAGAGGTAGCTATCCTGCAAGGACACCATGCAGGTTTTGGTGGTACGCCGCTCGAAGCGGTAAATGCAGTTCTAAGCGCCGCTGATATACAGGAGCTGCGTCAGCAAGTTCGCCAGCAGCACGTCGAGCCGAAACTGCTGGAATACATTGCCCAGCTTGTTGGCAGCACACGGGCGCACAAGGCTCTCTACCTAGGTGCCTCGCCTCGGGCATCCCTAGCTCTGCTCAATGGCGCCAAAGCCCTATCAGCGCTACGCGGCCGCGACTTCGTGACACCCGAGGATGTGCAGTTCCTGGCGCCGGCCGTACTACGCCACCGTATTCTGCTTACGCCAGAGCGCGAAATGGAAGGCGTCTCGCCCGACGATGTGGTAAAGCAGATTATTCAGCAGCTAGAAGTACCTAGGTAA
- a CDS encoding DUF4350 domain-containing protein — protein sequence MKNRRFQLYLLGLLVLFGAYVVAEYNQPKPVDRTPTFINHDKIPYGTYALFDLLPDLFKRPVQTVREPIFNQLYPGASPDNPSIDSSQTFTPNVNYCFVNSIFKLDSLDCNVLLRFVASGNNVFIAAEEFDAKLSDTLHFDTDTYARVRTLRNGMGVLRTDSVTLRFTPGGPTSQRRFRYPRQVAAAHFLLDSATTQPRVLAADTRNHPVLLHIPHGRGNFYLCSVPIAFTNLYVLRPQTSDFAFAGLSYLPAPRTIWWDEYQKQGRVGQQSLLRVVLRYPALRTAFYASLLGVVLFMAFEAKRRQRIIPVVKPLPNTTMLFTRTIASLYQQGNNHQLIAEKKISLFLEYIRTQFQEDTQNLADEQFRERLAHKTGLPRTRIDELVRLINFARTAPRVSDQELLVLSRRISDFRRDAR from the coding sequence ATGAAAAACCGTCGGTTTCAACTGTATCTGCTAGGACTACTGGTTTTGTTCGGAGCCTATGTGGTGGCGGAGTACAACCAGCCGAAGCCGGTTGATCGTACGCCTACGTTCATCAACCACGACAAGATTCCGTACGGCACCTACGCGCTGTTCGATCTGCTACCCGACCTGTTCAAGCGCCCCGTGCAAACGGTGCGCGAGCCGATCTTCAATCAGCTGTACCCTGGTGCCAGCCCCGATAATCCTAGCATTGACAGTAGCCAGACGTTCACTCCCAATGTGAACTACTGCTTCGTCAACAGTATTTTCAAGCTGGATTCACTCGATTGCAACGTCCTGCTCCGCTTCGTCGCCAGTGGCAATAATGTATTCATCGCCGCTGAGGAGTTTGACGCCAAACTAAGCGATACGCTGCATTTCGACACCGATACGTATGCCCGCGTGCGCACGCTGCGCAACGGCATGGGCGTGCTGCGCACTGACTCAGTAACGCTGCGCTTCACGCCAGGAGGACCAACTTCGCAGCGCCGTTTTCGCTACCCTAGGCAAGTAGCAGCGGCTCACTTCCTACTTGATAGCGCCACCACCCAACCTAGGGTGCTGGCGGCGGACACTCGAAACCATCCGGTGCTTTTACACATTCCGCACGGCCGCGGCAATTTCTACCTATGTTCCGTTCCGATTGCCTTCACCAACTTGTATGTGCTCCGGCCGCAAACCAGCGACTTTGCCTTTGCAGGTCTCTCCTACTTGCCAGCCCCACGTACCATCTGGTGGGATGAGTACCAGAAGCAGGGCCGCGTCGGGCAACAATCGTTGCTGCGTGTGGTGCTTCGCTACCCAGCGCTGCGCACCGCTTTCTATGCTAGCTTGCTTGGCGTGGTACTGTTCATGGCGTTTGAAGCGAAGCGGCGGCAGCGCATTATTCCGGTGGTGAAGCCCCTGCCGAACACTACGATGCTTTTCACGCGCACCATTGCGTCGCTGTATCAGCAGGGCAACAATCACCAGCTCATTGCCGAGAAGAAGATCAGCTTGTTCCTGGAATATATCCGTACGCAGTTTCAGGAGGACACGCAGAACCTAGCTGATGAGCAATTCCGCGAACGACTCGCGCACAAAACGGGCCTTCCCCGAACGCGCATCGATGAGCTAGTGCGCCTGATCAATTTTGCCCGCACAGCGCCCCGCGTCTCCGATCAGGAGCTACTTGTACTAAGTAGACGCATCAGTGATTTTCGGCGCGATGCGCGTTGA
- a CDS encoding DUF4129 domain-containing protein, whose protein sequence is MPFRLFLPAFKLASAHTRRIGFALLLLIQLGALLSAAPLAAQVTSSVPTNAAPPVSLRRPKAAHLENLRSQRELQYETEVAPQASAWDLFLHRLRRWLGRTLNGPVYQHGGRYVVYGAFLVAFIFIVLRLLKVDLTSAFGRNPQRMPLAYTTEGEDIHAVDFPVRIAEAEAAGDYRLAVRLGFLSVLKQLTDRSLLTWRPEKTNADYLAELPAGPLPVAFREVARQFEYAWYGELPLTASHYTLAREAREALLQLLTTRAA, encoded by the coding sequence TTGCCTTTTCGCCTCTTCTTACCTGCTTTTAAGCTAGCTTCTGCCCATACGCGGCGCATTGGCTTCGCCTTACTGCTGCTTATACAGCTAGGCGCGCTGCTCTCGGCGGCTCCCCTAGCTGCGCAGGTAACGTCTTCTGTGCCGACCAACGCTGCGCCACCCGTATCGTTGCGCCGTCCTAAGGCGGCTCATCTGGAAAACCTGCGCAGCCAGCGCGAGTTGCAATACGAAACGGAGGTAGCGCCCCAAGCTAGCGCCTGGGATTTGTTTTTGCACCGTTTGCGACGCTGGCTGGGTCGCACGCTCAACGGCCCTGTGTACCAGCATGGCGGCCGCTACGTCGTGTACGGCGCCTTCCTCGTTGCCTTCATCTTCATTGTGTTGCGCTTGCTTAAAGTTGATCTCACAAGCGCCTTTGGCCGCAATCCGCAGCGCATGCCGCTTGCCTACACCACCGAAGGGGAAGACATTCACGCCGTTGATTTCCCCGTCCGTATCGCAGAGGCGGAAGCAGCAGGCGATTACCGCTTGGCTGTGCGACTCGGTTTTTTGAGTGTTCTGAAGCAACTCACCGACCGCAGCCTGCTTACTTGGCGACCGGAGAAAACGAATGCCGACTACCTAGCCGAGTTGCCCGCCGGACCTTTGCCGGTGGCATTCCGCGAAGTAGCCCGGCAATTTGAATACGCCTGGTACGGCGAGTTGCCCCTTACGGCGTCGCACTACACGCTCGCCCGCGAAGCTCGAGAGGCTTTGTTGCAGCTTCTTACGACCCGCGCCGCCTGA